In Mastigocladopsis repens PCC 10914, a single window of DNA contains:
- the rplK gene encoding 50S ribosomal protein L11 — MAKKVVAVIKLALNAGKANPAPPVGPALGQHGVNIMMFCKEYNAKTADQVGTVIPVEISVYEDRSFTFVLKTPPASVLITKAAKIDKGSSEPNKRKVGSITKEQLRQIAQTKLPDLNANDIEAAMNIIAGTAKNMGVTVTD; from the coding sequence ATGGCGAAAAAAGTCGTAGCGGTCATTAAATTGGCCCTGAATGCTGGGAAAGCCAACCCAGCACCGCCAGTGGGGCCTGCTTTGGGTCAGCACGGCGTTAACATCATGATGTTCTGCAAAGAGTACAACGCCAAAACAGCAGATCAAGTTGGAACGGTGATTCCGGTAGAAATTTCGGTATATGAAGACCGGAGTTTTACATTTGTACTCAAGACTCCACCTGCATCGGTACTTATTACCAAGGCAGCTAAAATTGATAAAGGCTCCAGCGAACCGAACAAAAGGAAAGTTGGGTCGATTACTAAAGAGCAATTGCGACAAATTGCCCAAACCAAACTGCCTGACCTCAACGCCAATGATATTGAAGCGGCGATGAACATCATCGCAGGCACCGCAAAAAATATGGGCGTAACAGTTACAGATTAG
- the rplA gene encoding 50S ribosomal protein L1: protein MAKKVSRRMQALLAKVEDRDYAPLDALALVKETATAKFPEAAEAHIRLGIDPKYTDQQLRTTVVLPKGTGQTVRVAVIARGEKVTEATNSGADVVGSEELIDEIQKGRMDFDKLIATPDIMPQVAKLGKLLGPRGLMPSPKGGTVTFDLASAIAEFKAGKLEFRADRTGIVHVMFGKVSFTPEDLLVNLKALQETIDRNRPSGAKGRYWRTVYVSATMGPSISVDINALRDLKLTEA from the coding sequence ATGGCGAAGAAAGTATCGCGCCGAATGCAGGCGCTGCTAGCAAAAGTTGAAGACAGGGATTATGCACCCCTAGACGCATTAGCCCTTGTGAAAGAAACGGCAACAGCAAAGTTCCCCGAAGCAGCAGAAGCGCACATCAGGTTGGGGATTGACCCAAAGTACACTGACCAACAGCTGCGGACAACGGTTGTACTGCCCAAAGGAACAGGACAAACAGTACGTGTGGCAGTCATTGCCAGAGGGGAAAAGGTCACAGAAGCAACTAATTCTGGTGCTGATGTCGTTGGTTCAGAAGAGCTGATTGACGAAATTCAAAAAGGTAGGATGGACTTTGACAAGCTCATTGCCACACCTGATATAATGCCTCAGGTGGCAAAGCTGGGTAAGTTGCTCGGTCCGCGTGGTTTGATGCCTTCACCCAAGGGAGGGACAGTGACATTCGACCTGGCAAGTGCGATCGCTGAATTCAAAGCAGGTAAATTAGAGTTCCGAGCTGATCGAACTGGTATTGTCCATGTTATGTTTGGGAAGGTATCCTTCACTCCAGAGGATTTATTAGTCAACTTGAAGGCGTTGCAAGAAACAATTGACCGTAACCGTCCATCAGGAGCTAAAGGTCGTTATTGGCGTACAGTGTACGTGTCTGCCACAATGGGACCATCAATTAGCGTAGATATTAACGCCCTACGCGATTTGAAACTGACCGAAGCATAA
- the rplJ gene encoding 50S ribosomal protein L10, with protein sequence MPRTIEDKKEIVAELKEVLSQSQLALIIDYQGLTVAEITDLRRKMRPTGTVCKKTKNTLMRIAVEGDSRWQPMTEFLTGSSVFLLVQEDMKGAIKTYQDFQKAAKKTELRGGVLDGQALTQDDVKALTELPSKEELMARLAGGLKAIPTKLAVGLNAVPTQLAVGIKEVPGSLVRAIKAVSEKEGGSQEDSQAA encoded by the coding sequence ATGCCTAGAACGATAGAAGACAAAAAAGAGATAGTCGCTGAACTCAAAGAAGTTTTGAGTCAGTCTCAGCTGGCGCTCATCATTGACTACCAAGGGTTAACAGTCGCAGAAATCACTGATTTGCGGCGAAAGATGCGTCCAACTGGCACCGTCTGCAAAAAAACAAAAAACACGCTGATGCGAATCGCTGTTGAAGGTGATAGCAGATGGCAGCCAATGACGGAGTTCCTCACTGGTTCTTCTGTCTTCCTGCTTGTTCAGGAAGACATGAAGGGTGCAATTAAGACTTACCAGGACTTCCAGAAAGCTGCCAAGAAAACAGAACTTCGTGGCGGTGTGCTGGATGGACAAGCCTTGACACAAGATGATGTCAAGGCACTGACGGAACTGCCTTCAAAAGAAGAACTCATGGCTCGCTTGGCTGGGGGTCTCAAGGCAATTCCTACCAAGTTGGCAGTGGGACTCAATGCCGTGCCAACACAACTGGCTGTGGGAATCAAAGAAGTCCCCGGTTCCCTGGTACGCGCTATCAAAGCTGTTTCCGAAAAGGAAGGCGGCTCTCAAGAAGACTCTCAAGCTGCATAA
- the rplL gene encoding 50S ribosomal protein L7/L12, giving the protein MSAKTDEILDQLKSLTLLEASELVKQIEEAFGVDASAPVGGGMMMMPGLAAPGAGAPAAAEPVEEKTEFDVILETVPAEKKIAVLKVVRELTGLGLKEAKDLVESVPKPVKEAIAKDAAEEAKKQLEDAGGKVTVK; this is encoded by the coding sequence ATGTCTGCAAAAACTGATGAAATTTTGGATCAGTTGAAATCTTTGACCCTGCTAGAAGCTTCTGAATTGGTTAAGCAAATTGAAGAGGCTTTCGGAGTTGATGCTTCTGCTCCTGTTGGCGGTGGGATGATGATGATGCCCGGTCTTGCTGCTCCAGGTGCTGGCGCACCTGCTGCGGCTGAACCAGTAGAAGAGAAGACCGAGTTTGACGTTATTCTCGAAACAGTCCCAGCCGAGAAGAAGATTGCTGTACTCAAGGTAGTACGGGAGTTAACCGGTTTGGGTCTCAAGGAAGCGAAAGACTTGGTAGAATCTGTACCCAAGCCAGTTAAGGAAGCCATTGCTAAGGATGCTGCTGAAGAAGCTAAGAAGCAGCTCGAAGATGCTGGCGGTAAAGTAACAGTGAAGTAA
- a CDS encoding response regulator, translated as MQSSRRRRILVVDDSTLYLRLLQTALEAEGYEVDTAANGTLALAKIEASPPELVLLDVIMPEMNGIEVTQRIRQNNRLPHIPILLITGYEEVNVQEGLNIGADDFIRKPINFDRFITRIKEILS; from the coding sequence ATGCAATCTTCTAGACGTCGTCGTATCCTGGTTGTAGATGATAGCACGCTTTATTTACGTTTGCTTCAAACTGCTTTAGAAGCAGAAGGGTATGAAGTTGATACGGCAGCTAATGGTACTTTGGCTTTAGCTAAAATTGAGGCTTCACCACCTGAATTGGTGCTGCTGGATGTGATCATGCCTGAGATGAACGGCATAGAAGTGACCCAACGTATTCGCCAAAATAACAGATTACCCCATATTCCAATTCTGCTCATTACGGGTTATGAAGAAGTTAATGTGCAAGAAGGATTGAATATAGGAGCAGATGATTTTATTCGTAAGCCCATTAATTTTGATAGATTTATAACAAGAATTAAAGAAATTTTGAGCTAA
- a CDS encoding serine/threonine-protein kinase, with translation MTTKLLNNRYQVIQVLGAGGFGETFLAEDMHMPSRRRCVIKQLKPVTNDPQTYLVIQKRFEREAATLEYLGKGSEQIPELFAYFSERGQFYLVQEWIQGQTLGDIVKEQGVLSETTVKEILLSLLSVLDYVHSKGIIHRDIKPDNIIVSSSNGKPVLIDFGAVKETIRSVINPSGYLTQSLVIGTPGYMPSEQAIGRPVYATDIYSLGMTAIYLLTGKHPHELETQPQTGEVIWHHFAPEVSPNLAMVLNQAIKPHASDRYTTASKMLYGLKSATSLATVEPTAAAQPTVPLSPSAGASYPSHHTQPLSSNQKAPVISTSSTPANWQKSAWILGSLVVGSMIGAVAIASMSRQGSEVPIARSPVSTPLSEVNETNPTPPTASPTPTSEASTSRNRTVVAPPPVATAPNPPQQQQPETDRSAPPSVASNSQQESSTEPEPEEQEEPEESPTPRASTSEESTAEQQPTPQKEEQLATPPAPAPTPEASTPPPQQENAANTNTNSRNVPAFPVGSSEDAVKAALGNPRRVSRGAFGRTRAYLYQHDPNRVDLGYLFDRKTRVLRQTEVSFAPSVEPEVMQTTLQGMLGGNASGDIKQGLQQVYERKTNEYSFNVGELKGMIQRNSKDHIYIAVWDVDLHR, from the coding sequence ATGACAACCAAGCTGCTGAACAATCGCTATCAAGTTATCCAGGTACTAGGTGCCGGTGGATTTGGTGAAACTTTTTTGGCGGAAGATATGCATATGCCTTCTCGCCGTCGCTGTGTGATTAAGCAACTCAAACCCGTAACAAATGACCCCCAAACCTACCTGGTGATCCAAAAGCGGTTTGAACGAGAAGCTGCAACCTTAGAGTATCTGGGCAAAGGTAGTGAGCAAATTCCCGAACTCTTTGCCTACTTTTCTGAGAGAGGGCAATTTTACCTCGTTCAAGAATGGATTCAAGGTCAAACCTTGGGAGACATAGTTAAGGAACAAGGGGTACTCAGCGAAACGACAGTTAAGGAAATCTTATTGAGTTTGCTGTCCGTCTTGGATTATGTTCACAGCAAAGGCATTATTCATCGGGATATTAAACCCGATAACATCATTGTCAGCTCCTCGAATGGCAAGCCAGTCTTAATTGATTTCGGCGCAGTTAAAGAAACAATACGTTCAGTCATTAATCCTTCAGGATATCTCACGCAATCGCTGGTCATTGGAACACCAGGATATATGCCTAGCGAGCAAGCCATTGGACGTCCAGTTTACGCCACTGACATCTACAGCTTGGGCATGACGGCAATTTATTTGCTCACTGGCAAACATCCGCACGAATTAGAAACGCAACCTCAAACTGGCGAAGTTATCTGGCATCATTTTGCTCCTGAGGTGTCCCCCAATTTGGCGATGGTACTGAATCAGGCAATTAAGCCTCATGCAAGCGATCGCTACACTACCGCGAGCAAAATGCTCTATGGTTTGAAATCTGCAACTTCTCTTGCCACGGTGGAACCAACGGCTGCTGCTCAACCGACAGTCCCCCTGTCTCCAAGTGCTGGTGCATCATACCCATCCCACCACACCCAACCATTGTCTTCCAATCAAAAAGCTCCTGTTATTTCTACTTCTTCCACTCCAGCCAATTGGCAAAAATCGGCTTGGATTTTGGGGAGTTTGGTTGTGGGTAGCATGATTGGTGCAGTTGCCATTGCCAGTATGAGCCGTCAAGGGTCTGAAGTTCCCATTGCTAGATCGCCTGTGTCTACACCGCTTTCAGAAGTTAACGAGACAAATCCAACCCCTCCAACAGCATCCCCGACTCCCACTTCCGAAGCCAGCACATCTAGAAATAGGACGGTTGTTGCACCACCTCCAGTTGCTACTGCACCTAACCCACCACAACAGCAACAGCCAGAAACTGATAGATCTGCCCCACCCTCAGTTGCGTCTAACTCACAACAAGAGTCATCAACTGAACCAGAACCAGAAGAACAAGAAGAGCCAGAAGAATCCCCAACTCCACGTGCTTCCACGTCAGAAGAATCCACTGCAGAACAACAACCTACACCGCAAAAAGAGGAACAGCTAGCGACTCCTCCTGCTCCTGCACCAACCCCAGAGGCTTCCACCCCACCTCCACAGCAGGAAAATGCTGCAAATACCAATACCAACTCTCGCAACGTTCCTGCTTTTCCCGTTGGCTCTTCAGAAGATGCTGTCAAAGCAGCGTTAGGAAATCCTCGTAGGGTTTCCAGAGGTGCATTCGGGAGAACTCGTGCTTATCTTTATCAGCATGACCCAAACCGCGTTGACCTTGGTTATTTATTTGACCGTAAAACAAGAGTGCTGCGCCAAACCGAAGTCTCTTTTGCCCCATCTGTCGAACCTGAGGTCATGCAAACGACATTGCAGGGGATGCTAGGGGGTAATGCTTCTGGTGACATTAAGCAAGGACTGCAACAAGTCTATGAGCGCAAAACTAATGAATACTCTTTTAACGTTGGGGAATTAAAAGGGATGATACAACGCAATTCAAAAGACCACATCTACATTGCAGTCTGGGATGTCGACTTACACCGATAA
- a CDS encoding serine/threonine-protein kinase, whose amino-acid sequence MQMLLNNRYRILRTLGGGGFGETFLAEDTQMPSLRRCVIKQLKPIQDNLQVYQLVQQRFQREAAILEDLGDGSHQIPRLYAYFPEKGQFYLVQEYIEGQTLASKLQEQGLMSESALKEILTSILPVLEYVHSKGIVHRDIKPDNILIRHADGKPVLIDFGAVKETVGTMMSPSGNSTRSIVIGTPGFMPSEQSVGRPMFASDIYSLGLTAIYLLTGKTPPELTTDHATGALVWRQYALNITPSFAAVLDKAIQFNAHERFASAREMLQALYAGAALMAPTVQVVPPTIVYTQPPATNAQPLEIPQQTIPVSPGSTPQPSPQTDGQNSGQKSVLLSSLITGGLIGASVIIGFALSREQPQPEVEQPLAQQNTSIPSSPFPSESQETAVPPMPTEPSLSEPTTTPSETLEPVLPELTTDPKTHLPKVANTPVPTQTPSSQVPPTTQSPTNNHPSPAEAVQNYYFTLNQGEYRSAWNQLVPSYQNNKRLHPNGYLSYIDWWGGKVKSVDVERVSIVEASTEKATVEAQLKYFMKAGQVVPTSVRFLLLWDADNSRWIVSDAQ is encoded by the coding sequence ATGCAAATGCTGCTGAACAACCGCTATCGAATTCTTCGCACTTTAGGAGGCGGTGGATTTGGTGAGACTTTTCTAGCAGAGGATACCCAAATGCCCTCACTCCGCCGTTGTGTCATTAAACAACTCAAACCAATTCAGGATAATCTCCAAGTTTACCAGTTGGTACAGCAGCGGTTTCAGCGGGAAGCAGCAATTCTAGAAGACTTAGGTGATGGTAGCCATCAAATTCCCCGATTATATGCTTACTTTCCAGAAAAAGGTCAATTTTACTTAGTACAAGAGTATATAGAAGGACAAACTCTCGCATCAAAATTACAAGAGCAAGGCTTGATGAGTGAGAGTGCACTCAAAGAAATATTAACAAGTATCTTACCAGTTCTCGAATATGTTCATAGTAAGGGCATCGTCCACCGTGATATTAAGCCAGATAACATCCTCATTCGCCATGCCGATGGTAAACCTGTTTTAATTGACTTTGGCGCAGTTAAGGAAACAGTAGGAACGATGATGAGTCCTTCTGGGAATTCCACAAGGTCAATTGTCATTGGCACACCAGGATTTATGCCTAGCGAACAATCTGTCGGACGCCCTATGTTTGCCAGTGACATCTATAGTTTGGGACTCACGGCGATTTATTTACTGACAGGCAAAACACCGCCAGAGTTAACAACTGACCATGCTACAGGTGCTCTTGTGTGGCGGCAATATGCTTTGAATATCACTCCCAGTTTTGCTGCTGTATTAGATAAAGCCATTCAGTTTAATGCACACGAGCGTTTCGCTAGCGCCAGAGAAATGTTGCAAGCTTTGTATGCTGGCGCTGCGTTAATGGCTCCGACTGTTCAAGTGGTTCCTCCAACCATAGTTTATACTCAACCACCCGCAACAAACGCACAGCCGCTCGAAATACCTCAACAGACCATTCCTGTCAGTCCAGGGTCTACTCCTCAACCTTCCCCTCAAACCGATGGACAAAACAGTGGGCAAAAGAGTGTCCTTTTGAGCAGTTTAATTACAGGTGGTTTGATTGGTGCATCTGTCATTATTGGTTTTGCCCTCAGCAGAGAACAACCTCAACCAGAGGTGGAACAACCACTGGCACAGCAGAACACATCGATTCCCTCTTCTCCATTCCCTTCAGAATCTCAAGAGACTGCTGTGCCCCCTATGCCAACAGAACCTAGTCTTTCAGAACCTACCACAACACCTTCTGAAACTTTAGAGCCTGTGCTACCAGAACTAACGACAGATCCTAAAACTCACCTTCCCAAAGTTGCTAACACACCTGTTCCTACCCAAACCCCATCTTCTCAAGTTCCTCCCACAACACAATCCCCGACAAACAATCACCCCTCACCAGCAGAAGCTGTGCAAAATTATTACTTCACTCTTAATCAGGGTGAGTATAGAAGTGCTTGGAATCAGCTAGTTCCAAGCTACCAAAACAATAAACGTCTTCACCCTAATGGTTATCTTTCTTACATTGACTGGTGGGGGGGAAAAGTTAAGAGTGTAGATGTTGAGCGAGTTAGCATAGTAGAAGCAAGTACAGAAAAAGCTACGGTAGAAGCTCAATTAAAATATTTTATGAAAGCTGGACAAGTAGTCCCTACTTCTGTGCGCTTCTTGCTTTTGTGGGATGCTGATAACAGCAGATGGATTGTTAGTGATGCCCAGTAG
- a CDS encoding FtsX-like permease family protein has product MVSIARKNLLEDIPRFLVAQAGIMFAVSLVTIQTGIFNGFTRSSAKLVNNSTADIWVASDSMVYLDLTLPIPLAHINIAQQIPGVERAEALIASGGMWRHPASEIAPVRVIGFDPQGQLFIPQNIVQGSVSALKQPYTVILDTANQGTLNVRRLGDTAEVNTLPVRLVGLTQGNRSIVSNPYMFTSLESANAYLSSGKTSTLSCRLPSGSTDFVCTNTYVQPTQTSTPTPKPLASSDPITYILIRAKPGHDLQALKQKLNAALPNTRAYTRGEMVKRTQTYWQQRTGIGFLLGIGATVGVIVGAIVVGQILYSSVSDHLKEFGTLKAMGASNWVIYGVIVEQALWMAVLGYVPGITLCLGVAAWTLASQGILILITIKTAIAVFGLTVVMCVGSAIFAIQKVTRLDPAIVFKA; this is encoded by the coding sequence ATGGTTTCAATTGCCCGTAAAAACCTGCTTGAAGATATTCCTCGCTTCCTTGTAGCGCAGGCAGGGATTATGTTTGCTGTTAGCCTAGTGACAATTCAGACTGGTATCTTCAATGGGTTTACTCGCTCCTCTGCTAAGTTAGTTAACAATTCCACGGCAGATATTTGGGTGGCATCAGATAGCATGGTGTACCTTGACCTGACGCTGCCAATTCCTTTAGCGCATATAAATATAGCTCAACAGATACCAGGCGTGGAGCGAGCAGAAGCGCTCATTGCTAGCGGAGGTATGTGGCGTCACCCGGCAAGCGAGATTGCGCCAGTCAGAGTCATCGGATTTGATCCACAGGGGCAATTGTTTATACCGCAAAATATTGTACAAGGAAGTGTGAGTGCCTTAAAGCAGCCCTATACTGTGATATTAGATACAGCTAATCAGGGGACTTTAAACGTACGACGCCTAGGTGATACAGCTGAAGTTAATACTTTACCAGTAAGGTTGGTTGGCTTAACGCAAGGAAACCGCTCAATTGTATCGAATCCTTATATGTTCACCTCCTTAGAAAGTGCCAACGCTTACTTAAGTTCCGGTAAGACTTCTACGTTGTCCTGCCGATTACCATCCGGTTCGACGGATTTCGTGTGTACCAACACTTATGTACAACCCACTCAGACTTCTACTCCTACGCCAAAACCGTTAGCCTCATCAGACCCTATCACTTATATATTGATTCGAGCCAAACCAGGTCACGATCTACAAGCACTCAAGCAGAAATTAAACGCCGCTTTACCAAACACCCGTGCCTACACTCGTGGTGAAATGGTCAAAAGGACTCAAACTTACTGGCAACAGCGAACTGGAATCGGGTTTCTTCTGGGCATCGGTGCAACGGTGGGTGTGATTGTTGGGGCAATTGTCGTTGGTCAGATCCTTTACTCTTCTGTGTCAGATCATCTTAAGGAGTTTGGAACACTCAAGGCAATGGGCGCGTCTAATTGGGTTATATACGGTGTAATTGTCGAGCAGGCGCTGTGGATGGCAGTTCTAGGGTATGTTCCCGGCATAACCCTTTGCTTGGGCGTTGCAGCATGGACATTGGCAAGTCAGGGAATTCTGATTTTAATCACAATAAAAACTGCGATCGCAGTTTTTGGTCTCACAGTCGTCATGTGTGTTGGTTCAGCTATCTTTGCGATCCAAAAAGTCACCCGTCTCGATCCTGCAATTGTTTTTAAGGCGTAA
- a CDS encoding ABC transporter ATP-binding protein: MSPFQIHSTVLHQIPNQVTSTPRGSTNAATKAILIKGIEMAFQSGLQSYQVLKGVDWEIPNGDIQLLMGPSGSGKTTLLSILAGLLTPTAGNVYLLGQEITTMSRPKLAQFRLQNIGFIFQGFNLFPALTAAENIEVVLNLKGIRGRWARQQAQVLLEQVGLGDKANQKPSDLSGGENQRVAIARALAGNPPLIMADEPTAALDSHSGHTVTDLLRKLAKEQGCTVLIVTHDPRIIDVADRVAYMEDGVLKQKSAAVISH, encoded by the coding sequence ATGAGTCCTTTTCAAATTCACTCTACTGTGTTGCATCAAATCCCAAACCAGGTTACTTCTACCCCAAGAGGTTCAACCAATGCTGCAACAAAAGCCATCCTTATCAAAGGCATAGAGATGGCGTTCCAATCAGGGCTACAGTCCTATCAAGTTCTTAAAGGAGTTGACTGGGAAATCCCAAACGGCGATATTCAACTGTTAATGGGACCGTCGGGATCGGGAAAAACCACCCTGCTGTCAATTTTAGCTGGACTGCTGACGCCAACTGCTGGAAATGTCTACTTGCTAGGACAAGAGATTACAACTATGTCTCGCCCTAAGCTAGCACAGTTTCGACTGCAAAATATCGGCTTTATTTTTCAAGGGTTTAACCTGTTTCCGGCGCTGACAGCAGCTGAAAATATTGAAGTCGTGCTCAATCTCAAAGGCATTCGCGGGCGTTGGGCGCGACAGCAGGCACAAGTCCTGCTTGAACAAGTTGGGTTAGGGGATAAAGCCAATCAGAAACCGAGTGATTTGTCCGGGGGAGAGAACCAACGGGTAGCAATTGCGCGTGCTTTAGCAGGCAATCCCCCACTAATTATGGCAGATGAGCCAACAGCTGCCTTGGACTCTCACAGTGGGCATACTGTGACTGATTTACTGCGTAAGTTGGCGAAGGAACAAGGCTGTACAGTGTTGATTGTGACACACGACCCCCGAATTATAGATGTAGCCGACCGAGTCGCTTACATGGAAGATGGGGTTCTCAAACAAAAAAGTGCTGCGGTCATTAGTCATTAG
- a CDS encoding NAD-dependent epimerase/dehydratase family protein, which translates to MKALVTGANGFTGSHLVRALEQRGYSVVGLVRKSSNLARLSDCHVQLVYGEITDTDALRAAMTGVDTVFHTAAYVELGLVDEAQMERVNVQGTQAVLEVAQASNVTKMVYCSTIGVFGDTKGEVVNETFKRTQTDFSSAYDRTKYQAQQLVDEFAKGGFPVVSLLPSGIFGSDDPHFGPVMQQFLKGRLKLWAGGDRITGIVHVDDLAEAMILAAEKGVSQHYIISAGELTTREMFKVLSQETNIPVPYEAPKPLVRLLGNLLDPVGRILKWQPPLSRERVHYLYDRCVRVDATKARQELGWRPRSVSATLHEIVNSH; encoded by the coding sequence ATGAAAGCGCTAGTGACTGGAGCCAACGGATTTACAGGCTCTCACTTAGTACGAGCTTTAGAGCAACGAGGCTATTCCGTTGTCGGTTTGGTACGCAAGTCCAGCAATTTAGCTCGTTTGTCTGATTGCCATGTGCAATTGGTTTATGGTGAAATCACAGACACGGATGCACTGCGAGCCGCGATGACTGGGGTAGACACGGTTTTTCATACCGCCGCTTATGTCGAGCTTGGGCTAGTTGATGAAGCTCAAATGGAGCGGGTGAACGTGCAGGGAACCCAAGCTGTGCTGGAAGTTGCTCAGGCATCTAATGTCACCAAAATGGTGTATTGCAGCACGATAGGCGTGTTTGGCGACACTAAGGGAGAGGTCGTAAATGAAACATTCAAACGGACACAAACTGACTTTTCGTCTGCCTATGATCGCACGAAATATCAGGCTCAACAATTGGTAGATGAATTTGCTAAGGGCGGTTTTCCAGTTGTCAGTCTTCTCCCTTCAGGGATTTTTGGCTCTGATGATCCCCACTTTGGTCCGGTGATGCAGCAATTTCTTAAAGGACGGCTGAAATTATGGGCTGGTGGCGATCGCATCACTGGTATTGTTCATGTGGATGACTTAGCCGAGGCAATGATTCTGGCGGCAGAAAAAGGTGTTTCCCAACACTACATCATTTCTGCTGGTGAGTTGACCACGCGTGAAATGTTTAAAGTTCTCAGTCAAGAAACAAATATTCCAGTTCCCTACGAAGCACCTAAACCTCTGGTGAGACTTTTGGGAAATCTACTCGATCCCGTCGGACGTATACTTAAATGGCAGCCGCCCCTTAGCCGAGAGCGAGTTCATTATCTTTATGATCGTTGCGTCCGGGTAGATGCTACCAAAGCCCGTCAGGAACTGGGTTGGCGTCCCCGTTCAGTATCAGCAACTTTGCACGAGATAGTTAATAGTCATTAG
- a CDS encoding aminotransferase class I/II-fold pyridoxal phosphate-dependent enzyme — protein sequence MQIVKEYVQRWYESGLDPDEYVCHNKQGNLVEIEEAATGERRTVLTFCTNDVLGLTHEEAVKQAAIDAILKYGTSNSSTSVLSGRIDLHRQLENEISAFKHLPYTQLFMNAWMAMQALMDAFCHLAIPVPGFQNTRETLILTDVLNHGCIVSAVVNAGTRSGKVFGHSPRVRVKAYRHCDVNDLARKLRRYAQPDDRIMVVSDAVFSMDGDIAPLPDMLDVLQNYPGSVLLMDEAHASGAIGATGRGIYEHFGILPLQAVERGIVPLIMTTFSKFAASAGAAISSHVAELKPLLDVSPTSIGTISLPPPVTAAALESIRQVRSSPERVQKLQENTRYLRSRLAEHDFLAIGETNVIPVILPQEINPKLYARELMAKHGIWVSPIWFIAKPRIRITSNALHTQADMDRLVAGMLAIRDLLYKPTISA from the coding sequence GTGCAAATTGTAAAAGAGTATGTGCAGCGCTGGTACGAAAGTGGACTTGATCCTGATGAGTATGTCTGTCATAACAAGCAGGGTAATTTAGTCGAAATTGAAGAGGCGGCAACTGGTGAACGTCGAACCGTTCTCACCTTTTGTACAAATGATGTCTTGGGGTTAACTCACGAAGAAGCCGTTAAGCAAGCTGCCATTGATGCCATTTTGAAATACGGAACGTCTAACAGCTCCACATCGGTTTTAAGTGGTCGCATTGACCTACATCGGCAGCTGGAAAACGAAATTTCTGCTTTCAAGCATCTGCCCTACACGCAGTTATTTATGAATGCTTGGATGGCAATGCAAGCCTTGATGGATGCTTTCTGTCACCTGGCAATTCCAGTGCCAGGATTTCAGAATACCCGCGAGACGCTCATTCTCACCGATGTCCTCAACCACGGCTGCATCGTCTCAGCAGTTGTGAACGCAGGGACTCGTTCCGGGAAGGTATTTGGGCATAGTCCCCGCGTCCGTGTCAAAGCATACCGCCACTGTGATGTCAATGACTTGGCTCGCAAGCTGCGACGGTACGCTCAACCAGATGACCGGATTATGGTGGTTTCCGATGCCGTATTTTCCATGGATGGTGATATTGCTCCCTTACCTGATATGCTGGACGTGCTGCAAAATTACCCAGGCAGCGTCTTGCTGATGGACGAGGCTCATGCCAGTGGAGCGATCGGCGCAACGGGAAGAGGAATTTACGAACATTTTGGTATACTACCGCTGCAAGCAGTTGAGCGGGGCATTGTGCCGCTGATTATGACGACTTTCTCCAAGTTTGCTGCCTCAGCAGGCGCCGCAATTAGCAGCCATGTGGCGGAACTTAAACCACTGCTTGATGTCTCTCCCACCTCGATTGGCACAATTTCTTTGCCACCACCAGTCACTGCTGCTGCCTTAGAAAGTATCCGTCAGGTTCGCTCTTCCCCCGAACGGGTACAAAAACTTCAGGAAAATACTCGTTACTTGCGATCGCGCCTAGCTGAACATGATTTTCTAGCCATTGGCGAGACGAATGTTATCCCAGTAATCTTACCACAGGAGATTAATCCGAAGCTCTATGCTAGAGAACTGATGGCAAAACACGGTATCTGGGTTTCTCCCATTTGGTTTATTGCTAAACCCCGTATCCGGATTACCTCTAACGCTCTCCATACTCAAGCGGATATGGATCGTCTAGTTGCGGGAATGCTAGCTATTCGGGACTTATTGTACAAACCTACGATTAGTGCTTAA